Below is a genomic region from Gillisia sp. Hel_I_86.
AGGTTTGGTTCCATTATTTTATCATGAAGATATAGAAATTGCCAAAAAAATTATCAAGGCCTGTTACGATGGTGGAGCAAGGGTTTTGGAGTTTACTGCACGTGGAGACTTTTCTCATGAGGTATTTGGAGAGCTTGGTAAATATGTACAAAAGAACTATCCTGATCTAGCTCTGGGGATTGGTTCGATTACAGATGGCCCTTCAGCTTCATTATATATTCAATTAGGGGCAGATTTTATCGTGACCCCTGTATTTAGAGAGGATATTGCAGCTATTTGTAACAGACGGAAAATTCCTTTTTTTCCAGGTTGTGGTTCTTTAACTGAAATTGCTAAGGCTGAAGAAATGGGCTGTGAAATTGTAAAATTATTTCCAGGTTCCATCTATGGGCCAGAATTTATAAAAGCTATCAAGGGCCCACAACCGTGGACGAGTATTATGCCTACCGGGGGTGTAGAACCAACAGAGGAAAGTATAAGCCAATGGTTAAATGCAGGGGCTTATTGCGTGGGTATTGGTTCTAAACTGATGAAGAGGGACTCTGACGGGGCTTATAACTTTAAGGAAATTGAGCAACTTGTATGTAAGTGTACTAAAATTATAAAGAATCTCAAATCAAATTAAAAAAATATATGTATATCCGTTTTCTACCCTAAAAGCTCTTTTGTCACCCTGAATTTATTTCAGGGTCTCCATATTACATTGATTTACATTGAAATGAGATTCTGAAACAAGTTCAGAATGACATCATTTTTCAGTTTGGGATGCTTTACGGACAAACAAAAAAAATAAAAACACCTAAGATGGTAAGTAAGTCTTAATGTTAGTTAATATTTAATAATAAAGCAAATGGAAAGACATACTACTTTAGGAGAATTTATCATTGAAAATCAAAAGGATTTTCCATACGCCAAAGGAGAATTGAGCGCTTTATTAAGCTCAATTAAGTTGGCGGGGAAAATGGTAAATGAAAAAATAAATAAAGCCGGTCTTTCCCAAATTCTTGGAAAGGCAGGTCAGGAAAATATTCAGGGAGAGTCTCAGGCTAAACTGGATGTAATGGCCAATGAAATATTTGTAAGCACCCTTCGCAACCGGGGTGAAATATGTGGTCTGGCTTCTGAAGAACTAGAAGATTATCTTGTTTTTGAAGATAATATCCATAAAAATGCTGAATATATCGTGCTTATTGATCCATTGGATGGTTCCAGTAATATTGATGTAGATATCACCGTGGGTACTATTTTTAGTATTTATCGCAGAATTACTCCTAAAGGAACTAAGGCAGAATTGATAGATTTCTTGCAACCGGGCAATAAACAAGTGGCAGCCGGCTATCTAATTTATGGTACTTCCACTATTTTGGTTTATACTACCGGAAATGGCGTAAATGGGTTTACTTTTGATCCGGGAATTGGTTCATTTTTTCTTTCCCATCCCAATATCAGGTTTCCAAACACCGGTAATACCTATTCAGTAAATGAAGGCAATTATGTGCATTTTCCGCAGGGAATCAAGAAATATATAAAATGGGTGCAGGAACTAAATGAAGAAGAAAACAGGCCTTTTACCTCCAGGTATACCGGATCGCTGGTAGCCGATTTCCATAGAAATATGCTGCTGGGCGGAATTTACCTCTATCCGCAGGGAACAACAGCTCCTAAAGGAAAATTACGTTTACTGTACGAGTGTAATCCTATGGCATTTTTAACCGAACAGGCTGGGGGAAAAGCTTCTGACGGATTCCGCAGGATCATGGAATTACAACCTGAGGAACTACACGAACGAGCGCCGTTTATTTGTGGAAATAAAGAAATGGTAGAAAAGGCTGAAGAGTTTTTAACTTCTTGTAAATCTTAAAATTTAGTTAGAGATGTCTAATTCGTGAACACTCCATTAAGTAATGCTTGGACAGCCCAATGTTAAAAGCATAAGCAAATTTTAAAACACTCCCGCCTCATCATCTCTATATATTTATCTAGCCAACTAGGAGAATTCGGCTCAACACAATAACTTTTTAAAAAATCAACAAAAAAGCGTTGCCCCGGTGTTGCCCACAAAAAAAGCCGACTCGTTAAAGTCGGCTTATCCCTTTGTGCGGGCGAGAGGAGTCGCACCCTTGATTCTGGTAGATTATAGTAAATCCATATATGTTTAGTTTTTCTTTATTTAATAGGGTTTAGCATATAGATAAATTCTACTACATAAAGATAAATTCATATAGATTAAGTATATTTGGGGGAATAAGAGGGGAATTATGGCTTCAATAAAATACAGAATTAAAACGTCTAAAGATTGGAATTCAATATATCTTCGATTTAAGCAGGGAAAACAGTTTGATTTAGAAATTTCTACTGGCATTCAAGCGCCAAAAGGCAGATGGAGTAAATATAAAGAAGAAATCCTTCCAACGATTGAAATGGATTACCGTTCTGCTAATTTGAAATTAAAGGAGCTGAAAAATTATGTCAGATCAGAATTCGAAAACACTAGGTTAAATGGTCATCTGATCAATTCTAAGTGGTTAAAGGAAAAGATCTATCATTTTTTTAATAGAGAAACTTTAAATGCTGAAATTGACGATAGATTATTCTTCACTAATTATATTGACCGATTTATTAAGGCCTCTCACAATAAAAAAACTCGAAATAATACGCCGGTTAAAAAAAGGACTATTCAACATTACACTACTACAAAAAATAAGATATTAGCTTTTGAGGAATATCAAAATAAGAGATTGCGTTTTGAGGATATAAATCTTCAATTCCATTCTAACTTTATTGATTTTTTAGAAACTGAACAGTTATTAAACCCTAATACCATTGGGGGTTACATTGATGATATAAAATTATTTTGTAGCAACGCAGATAAAAGAAATTACGATGTTCCTAAAGACTTTCAATTATCAGATTTTTATTCTCCATCAAATAAAACGAAAGATATCTATTTAAATGAGGAAGAAATTAACTCGATTTACTGTGTTGATTTGGAATATGAGTATTTAGATAATGCCAGGGATTGGTTGGTTATAGGTTTAAGAACTGGATTTAGAGTTTCTGATTTTCTTTCTTTAACTAACAAGAATATTGAAAATGGTTTTATAACTAAAAATACCAAGAAAACTGATTTCCCCGTGATTATTCCAATTCATGATCAAGTACAGGAAATTTTGAATAAAAGAGGCGGTGAACTACCCAGGAAAATAAGTGATCAGAAATTTAATGATTATATTAAGAAAGTTGCTAAAAAAGCAGGGTTAACTGAACTGACCGAAGGGGCAAAGATGAGCGAAAGAAATATCCTTCGGAATGGCAAAAAGGTCACCATTCATCGGAAAGAATATGGAAGCTTTAAAAAATATAAATTAGTAACTTCTCACATATGTAGGAGATCTTTTGCTACCAATCTGTATGGAAAAATTGATACGCTTACTATTATGAAGATAACTGGGCATAAAACAGAAAAGCAATTCCTTGATTATATAAAAGTTACTCCAAAAGAGTATGCTGAAAAATTGAAAAACTTCTGGTTAAAACAAAAATCATAACTTAGTATTGTAATTCAAATTTTTATTATGAAAAAATTATACTTGTCCTTGCCGTTGTTACTTTCTTTCTTCAAAGTTGCATAAGTAATTCTCAATTTAAATCTCAATTATCTTAAAATTAATATATTCTTTTGCTCTGTCTAGGCTAAATGTAGTTTCCATCTCTATATCTAAACCATCTATAATGGCTATTTGAAATAGCATAGCTGATATTATTAGCCTGAATTCTTTATTGTTTAATTTATAACCCTTTTCTGTTTTTTCTGCCCCCGCATTTTCTAATTGCTCTTTAAAATAATTTTCACATTCAACTCTCTCCCAATTTCTAATATGTAGTATACACATAAATATTTATTTTAAAGAAGCTAAGCCATACCTAACAGCTTACTACAGTTTCCTAATTGTTTTTATTATAGTATATTCATTTAAAGATTAATACCATGCGAAAAATCCTATTCTTTCTATCCTTGACGATTGTTACCTTCTGTTTAATTGGCTGTAGAAGCCATAGAGATGATTGTATAGATTCAATGATGAAAAAGAAAAGGGTATTCATATGAAGATGCAAAAGATGCCTGTGAGGACGCTCAAATAGACACCTATGCAAGATGATTTTTTCTATATCTATTCAAACTCGGGCTGCATTCTAAATTTTCATGATAGGGTTGTATATATTTCCAAAACGCTTTCCCTGCACTATCTAAATAATTCATCGTATAATTTAATTTTGTATTAGAACCAACTTGATATAAGTATTCGTTACATCCATAAGAGTATTTTGATTTAAAACATACTATCGCAAAATAATAGGTGTCAAAATCAATAAAAACTTTATGAAATGAAACTTTTGAAATTGCTTCGCTTAATGGACTGTTATAAGTTGTTCCATAATCATTTGATTTAACAAAATCTATTAACTCCTCACAGGACTGAGCTTTTAATCCCAATGAAAAAAATATAAAAATGACTAATAAAAATATTTGTTTCATAAAATAAATGGTTTCTTAGTTCTGGCACTATCCCGAAGCAGTAAGGTGCAATTAATAATAGATTATCCCAGTTAACTATTTTTTTGGTAAAATAGTTGGATCTTTTTTTAGCCCAGTATATATTATTCTTTGGTTAAATTGATTGCCCTCTCTATCAAAATACCAAGCTATATATGTGAGTTGTTTGTCAAAAACTACTGTATTACCATAGTTATCATAAAACATATATAGTTCCGTTCTATCATTATATTCAGAAAACGTCCAGTTATTATATTTCCAAGGATCATTGCCTCTTTTGAAGCCGTAATAATCTTTACCAAAATATAGTTCTGAATTTGTATCTAATTCTTTGGTCAATTCATATTCGTTTGAGTTTTTATTAAACCTAAATTCAAGTATTTTATTAGTTCGAAAGCCCTCTCGAATTTCAATAGGTCTGGAATTTTCTTTGCTTGGTAGATTACTGTTTTCTTTTTCTACAGTATCTAAGTCGGTTATCTTTTTTAATAATTGTTTTACTTCCTCGTTTCCAGGTCTGAGTTTTTTAGCTCTTTCTAATAAAGATTTAATTTCAGAATTTAATTCTTTTCTTTGCAGATACAGCTTTGTGTATTTCACATTTTGATCTTCTGAATTTTTAATCTGTTTTATTTCATTATTTATATTTTTTGCTTTTTCAAAAAAGTTTCGAGCTAAGGCAAATAGTGATTCGAAATGATTTGAATTTTTTGCCACTGCCAATTTGTAAAAATTGATGGCTATATCAATTTCTCCATTTTGCTCATAATTAAACCCTTTTTTATAATAATCATCTGCTTCCTCATACTTCGATTTAGAATCTTTTTTATTAACTGGATAATTATTAGATTGTTTCTGAGATATTGAATTTATTAAGTCGTTATATATCCCTATAAAATAGTTAATTACACTATTAGTAGCCTGAGCGCTTGAATAATCAATTTTATTATTTTGATTATTAAATCGAGTGATAGCATCTGAAAATCTCTTATGTAGAGTGGGGTGAGAAGTTAAATTTCGGGATAACTCATCAATTTTATTTTGAACTAAATTTATATTGGAATTATATTTAGACTCTTTCGCAGCTAAAACCTGATTGGTAAGATTAGCGTTAAAAGTGTTCACAGGTTGCATATCGGCATAGGGAGATTTTCTTTGTTGTTGTCTTTGAGTCAAATCTGTATATCTCCACTCCTCATTGATGGCATCCCATTCTTTATATCCAACTAATTCATTATAAGAATTGTAATATTCATACCTCTGTTGAATTTCGTTATATTTTTCAGTGTATGATTGGCTAAAGCATGCAAAGGAAAACAGAATTAAAAAGATTAAAATGGGTGATTTCATATTTAATTTGTTTTATTTAATTCTAAGCTGACATTATTCTGATAAAATGTAATTCTCTCACTATCAATTTTTTCAAATCTATAGGCGGTTCTTTGTATTTCTGCGTTATCTAAATTAACGGTTACATTAAATTCATAGGTTTCTCCAGTCTTAATTTCTTCATCTATCGATGCTGAACCATTTGGAGCGTCATTGGCATTTCGTGCCATTCCAACAATATCTAAAACGACAATACCACCACCAGAAATAATCTTGACATTTTTAGAAGAAACTTCAATTTGGATTTGA
It encodes:
- a CDS encoding tetratricopeptide repeat protein, with the translated sequence MKSPILIFLILFSFACFSQSYTEKYNEIQQRYEYYNSYNELVGYKEWDAINEEWRYTDLTQRQQQRKSPYADMQPVNTFNANLTNQVLAAKESKYNSNINLVQNKIDELSRNLTSHPTLHKRFSDAITRFNNQNNKIDYSSAQATNSVINYFIGIYNDLINSISQKQSNNYPVNKKDSKSKYEEADDYYKKGFNYEQNGEIDIAINFYKLAVAKNSNHFESLFALARNFFEKAKNINNEIKQIKNSEDQNVKYTKLYLQRKELNSEIKSLLERAKKLRPGNEEVKQLLKKITDLDTVEKENSNLPSKENSRPIEIREGFRTNKILEFRFNKNSNEYELTKELDTNSELYFGKDYYGFKRGNDPWKYNNWTFSEYNDRTELYMFYDNYGNTVVFDKQLTYIAWYFDREGNQFNQRIIYTGLKKDPTILPKK
- the fbp gene encoding class 1 fructose-bisphosphatase, with product MERHTTLGEFIIENQKDFPYAKGELSALLSSIKLAGKMVNEKINKAGLSQILGKAGQENIQGESQAKLDVMANEIFVSTLRNRGEICGLASEELEDYLVFEDNIHKNAEYIVLIDPLDGSSNIDVDITVGTIFSIYRRITPKGTKAELIDFLQPGNKQVAAGYLIYGTSTILVYTTGNGVNGFTFDPGIGSFFLSHPNIRFPNTGNTYSVNEGNYVHFPQGIKKYIKWVQELNEEENRPFTSRYTGSLVADFHRNMLLGGIYLYPQGTTAPKGKLRLLYECNPMAFLTEQAGGKASDGFRRIMELQPEELHERAPFICGNKEMVEKAEEFLTSCKS
- a CDS encoding bifunctional 4-hydroxy-2-oxoglutarate aldolase/2-dehydro-3-deoxy-phosphogluconate aldolase produces the protein MSKLSRLEVFNIMGSTGLVPLFYHEDIEIAKKIIKACYDGGARVLEFTARGDFSHEVFGELGKYVQKNYPDLALGIGSITDGPSASLYIQLGADFIVTPVFREDIAAICNRRKIPFFPGCGSLTEIAKAEEMGCEIVKLFPGSIYGPEFIKAIKGPQPWTSIMPTGGVEPTEESISQWLNAGAYCVGIGSKLMKRDSDGAYNFKEIEQLVCKCTKIIKNLKSN
- a CDS encoding tyrosine-type recombinase/integrase; translated protein: MASIKYRIKTSKDWNSIYLRFKQGKQFDLEISTGIQAPKGRWSKYKEEILPTIEMDYRSANLKLKELKNYVRSEFENTRLNGHLINSKWLKEKIYHFFNRETLNAEIDDRLFFTNYIDRFIKASHNKKTRNNTPVKKRTIQHYTTTKNKILAFEEYQNKRLRFEDINLQFHSNFIDFLETEQLLNPNTIGGYIDDIKLFCSNADKRNYDVPKDFQLSDFYSPSNKTKDIYLNEEEINSIYCVDLEYEYLDNARDWLVIGLRTGFRVSDFLSLTNKNIENGFITKNTKKTDFPVIIPIHDQVQEILNKRGGELPRKISDQKFNDYIKKVAKKAGLTELTEGAKMSERNILRNGKKVTIHRKEYGSFKKYKLVTSHICRRSFATNLYGKIDTLTIMKITGHKTEKQFLDYIKVTPKEYAEKLKNFWLKQKS